A stretch of Desulfobaccales bacterium DNA encodes these proteins:
- a CDS encoding DsrE family protein, whose translation MAQKFLFIMSKGFEKAGGAVRAMQLANLMAQAGHQVEVFLIDDSIHWAQIGVAEGIRAATGEHMKEMLDGLLAAKTPIHVCKACADKRLVGPDDLVEGAIISPATKLVELMADPAYKVFTF comes from the coding sequence ATGGCGCAGAAATTCCTCTTCATCATGTCCAAGGGCTTTGAGAAGGCCGGCGGCGCCGTGCGGGCCATGCAGCTCGCCAACCTCATGGCCCAGGCCGGCCATCAGGTGGAGGTCTTCCTCATCGACGACTCCATCCACTGGGCCCAGATCGGGGTGGCCGAAGGCATCCGGGCCGCCACCGGCGAGCACATGAAAGAGATGCTGGACGGCCTCCTGGCCGCCAAGACCCCCATCCACGTCTGCAAGGCCTGCGCCGACAAGCGCCTGGTGGGACCCGACGACCTCGTCGAGGGCGCGATCATCTCCCCTGCCACCAAGCTGGTGGAGCTCATGGCCGACCCTGCCTACAAAGTCTTCACCTTCTAA
- a CDS encoding carotenoid biosynthesis protein — translation MEILQLLWGTLILRPYVFVFLACYLVMATLDFGFGRALVFLGLGYLIAWAAEFSSVHTGFPFGLYIYIPATVDRELWVAGVPFMDSLSYVFLTYAGYAIARLALGGLKAAPKFTGSWGLTLLAATFIMTLDIIIDPVALRGYRWFLGQIYGYPEPGIYFGIPLSNFAGWWLMGAILTRLLQTLAASLPSRPPWNLGQRHFWWQPLLGPGLYGGIVAFNLAVTFAIGEALLGWTGVFICLPFLAWLTIKTIREFSGKNERLQREAD, via the coding sequence ATGGAAATCCTGCAGCTCCTGTGGGGCACCCTCATTCTGAGGCCGTATGTCTTTGTCTTTCTGGCCTGTTATCTGGTCATGGCCACCCTGGATTTCGGGTTCGGCCGGGCGTTGGTTTTTCTGGGGCTGGGGTATCTCATCGCCTGGGCGGCAGAGTTCTCCTCCGTCCACACCGGCTTTCCCTTCGGGCTGTATATCTACATCCCCGCCACGGTGGACCGGGAGCTCTGGGTGGCGGGCGTGCCTTTTATGGATTCTCTCTCCTATGTCTTTTTGACCTACGCTGGCTATGCCATCGCCCGCCTGGCCCTGGGGGGGCTTAAGGCCGCGCCCAAGTTCACGGGCTCCTGGGGCCTTACGCTCCTTGCCGCCACCTTCATCATGACCCTGGACATCATCATCGACCCGGTGGCCTTGCGGGGCTATCGTTGGTTTCTGGGGCAGATCTACGGCTACCCGGAACCTGGAATTTACTTCGGCATCCCCCTGAGCAACTTCGCCGGCTGGTGGCTCATGGGCGCAATTCTTACCCGGCTCCTCCAGACCCTGGCCGCTTCCCTCCCCTCCCGGCCGCCCTGGAACCTGGGCCAGCGGCATTTTTGGTGGCAGCCGCTTTTGGGCCCAGGCCTGTATGGGGGCATCGTGGCCTTCAACCTCGCAGTGACCTTTGCCATCGGCGAGGCCCTGCTGGGCTGGACGGGGGTCTTTATCTGCCTCCCCTTCCTCGCCTGGCTGACGATCAAAACCATCCGGGAATTTTCAGGAAAAAACGAGAGACTACAGAGAGAGGCAGATTGA